CAAGTTTTGTTACACTTAGACGCTtgcttcttttccttctaaaGCGATGCGTTGGAAAAACATGAAGGTTACTTTGTCAACTTGGCTATTGATCTTCTATCTGCTTATAAGGTATTCATAATATTATCTGAAGAATACATGTATCCTAAATGTAGAATgaattatgatttttaatttatgaataagCTCTGACCTCCCATATGTTCGAAACCTTGCATGGATCATCTGATATAGAAAGAGTTGGAGCCGTCAATCAGCCGTATTGAAAAATTTGTGGAGAATTTAAAGANTAATAAATGGCtgtcttcctctttctttgaATGTAtctgtttcttgtttaaaaaaatcactGTGGTTGAAGGGTGTTTTGGGTTTCTTGTTAACAAAAATCAATAAGAGAAAtactttttcccccttttcaaTTTGCAGATTGCAAAAAGAGGAAGCACTAAATGTTCGTCTGACCAAAGCAACTGAAACTGGTGAAAAAGAGAAGGTTAGGTTTTGTTTGGACTAGTGTTTAAAAATAGCTTCtggtttattaaaaaataaaaaaaagttttatttttgaatcTACAGCCTCTAGGAGGAGGTAGAGATGTCATATTGACAAaaatagtttttcttttagagaAAATTTGTTCCACTTGATAAGTTTTAAAAG
This Cucurbita pepo subsp. pepo cultivar mu-cu-16 unplaced genomic scaffold, ASM280686v2 Cp4.1_scaffold003123, whole genome shotgun sequence DNA region includes the following protein-coding sequences:
- the LOC111786866 gene encoding uncharacterized protein LOC111786866 — encoded protein: MVEERDQFEEANNKIVAHLKTREDELLKSISSCKAESNVLNMWINFLEDTWNIQCLHRENKEKEVNDALEKHEGYFVNLAIDLLSAYKKELEPSISRIEKFVENLKXNKWLLQKEEALNVRLTKATETGEKEK